The DNA sequence GCTGTGCCGCTTTATCCATCGCCGTAATCTGTTCCGCTGTAAGCTTATTTCCCAAATAGGAAACCGTTTTGGCCACATCAGCATGGACTAGGTTTGTTGGGTTCACTTTTTCGCCGTTTTTATGCACCTCAAAATGACAATGCGCACCGGTGGAATGTCCCGTGCTTCCCACCATTGCAATCAGCTGGCCCTGTGCAACCTTTTGGCCCTGAGAAACCAGCAGTTTGCAGGCGTGTCCGTAAATGCTGCAGTAGCCGTTGCCATGGTCAATAACAACGTAGTTGCCAAATCCGCCCGGGTCGACACCCGAAAACTGCACGGTGCCGCCATCAGCCGCGTAAATTGGCTGTCCCATTGCGTTCTCACCGGAAATATCCAGTCCGTAGTGGAATCTGCCCCACCGCGCGCTATAGCCGGAAGTAACTGTTGTCAGCGTTGGCACCGGCCACAGAAAACTGCCGGTCGCCATACCAACCGCACTGGTTGTCACCGTCTGCGCCTTAGGCTGCTCTTTGGTCCCCTGTTCTGTCACTTCCGTGACAGGGGGCACGGTCTTTTGGCTGATTATTTTGCGGGCTGTTTCCACACCATTGACATACGTTACCTGATACGTTGTTGCCTTCGTTCCGGCTGTGCCCTTTGTTTTCAGAACCCTCTGTCCTTTATTCAAAGAAGCGGAAGGCACTGTCTGTTTCGAATAGGCGATACTGGAAGTTTCCGTTTTGCTGCCAACAGTTTGAATGGAAAGCAGTTTTTTCTGCGGCTCCAGATAAATAACGTCGCCCGGCTGCAGACTTTTCACGTTAAGACCCGGATTGACTGCGGCCAGTCGTGCCGCCGTTACGCCGCTTTTCTTCGCTATTTTATCAATGGTATCGCCGTTCTCCACTGTATAAGTTTTGCTCGCCGTTTTTTCGCCGGAAAGCAGAACCTGCATGGCATTTTCCGTAACGATAACCGATTTGTCATATTGTCCCGGCACAAGCCGGATTTTGTTGAGGATAGAAGCAGTTGTACACCCCGTGTTGGATTCTGCACGGGAAAGAAATGTGTTCAGCATAGACTGCAGTTCGCTGCCGTCCTGAACCGCGCCGATGAAGGTGTTGTCCACATAGACACCAACCGCCTGCTGTTTGACAACCGGTTTATTGATGTTAAGCAAAAGGGATTGTTCCGCTGCCCGATTTGCGGCAGAACTCTCCGTCAGCGCAAAGCGCAGACGGTACTGCTGTGCTGGACGGACCGATGCAAAGTTCTGGGAAAACTGCTGGCCCGCACCGTGCAGCGAAACACTAGCTGTACGTGGTTTTTCCCATGCTGTGTGCGCCGCATAAGCGGCACCCGCTGCCACAAACAAAGCAAGAATCGGAACCAGGAACCGTGCTTTATGCTTCAGCCCATTATTTGCTGTTTTTTCTGCCTTTGGCGGAAAAGAGTCATTCTCAGACAGCACAGGTTTTGTCTGCTGTTTTGGATTGTTTTGCTGCATAGAATTATCCTTTCTGACTTTTTAATGGTTGAATAGAGTATTTGCATTCATTGCTCCTATTATAAGGCAGAGATTACAATTTTGCAATTATTTTTTGTCGACAAAAAGCGCCGTTCTCGACTCTGCTGACGAACTCTGGGACTGGTTTACGGACGGTAAGCCAAATCCGCCGTTTTCCAATTATCGATAACCGGAAGGAAGTTTTCCGCTTCTTTTTTGGCCCCCGCAAGGTTGTGCTCTAAATAGTTGCCGCACTCCGCCTTTTTTGCGCCGGGAATTTCTCCGCTCCAGTCCGCAATTTGGCGGAACGTTTCCGTAATCAGCGCAATGACGTCCGCAGGTTTCATATCCCGTACCAGTAGGTAAAATCCTGTCCGGCAGCCCATCGGACCGAAGTAGATAACCTGATTTTTAAACCGGCTGTTGCGTGCCGCTGTTGCGAACAAATGCTCAATGGTATGCAAACTGCCCTGCTCCAGAAAAGGCGGCTGATTGGGTGTGCGCATCCGAATATCATACGTAGTAATATCCCCGTCAATGCGGGAAGTATAAATTCCGGGTGTCAGGGTATTATGATTGACACAAAAACTGGCAATGCGTTTCATTTTTAAATTTCCTTTCTAACGGATTGACATCATAAAATCAGGACGGGACGCAGGCACAAATGGTTTTTTGTACCTGCGTTACTGTATCCCCGTATAACTGCAAAAAAGTACGGCGGTCCGGACACGCCGGTGTGCCCCAGTCGGCCCCCTGCAGATTGGCATAATCGAAGCCGCCGTCCTCCATAAAGCTATGCAGACAGCTGGACTTTTCGTGTGGGCCTCTGCCCTCTTTATGTTGGAAGAAAATGCGTTTTAGTCCTGTGCGGTCTGTCATTTTTCGGTACCGCCGACGACATTCCGCGGCTG is a window from the Caproicibacterium lactatifermentans genome containing:
- a CDS encoding peptidoglycan DD-metalloendopeptidase family protein encodes the protein MQQNNPKQQTKPVLSENDSFPPKAEKTANNGLKHKARFLVPILALFVAAGAAYAAHTAWEKPRTASVSLHGAGQQFSQNFASVRPAQQYRLRFALTESSAANRAAEQSLLLNINKPVVKQQAVGVYVDNTFIGAVQDGSELQSMLNTFLSRAESNTGCTTASILNKIRLVPGQYDKSVIVTENAMQVLLSGEKTASKTYTVENGDTIDKIAKKSGVTAARLAAVNPGLNVKSLQPGDVIYLEPQKKLLSIQTVGSKTETSSIAYSKQTVPSASLNKGQRVLKTKGTAGTKATTYQVTYVNGVETARKIISQKTVPPVTEVTEQGTKEQPKAQTVTTSAVGMATGSFLWPVPTLTTVTSGYSARWGRFHYGLDISGENAMGQPIYAADGGTVQFSGVDPGGFGNYVVIDHGNGYCSIYGHACKLLVSQGQKVAQGQLIAMVGSTGHSTGAHCHFEVHKNGEKVNPTNLVHADVAKTVSYLGNKLTAEQITAMDKAAQQTAKLTLETYQKSISTAAATAANQ
- a CDS encoding S-ribosylhomocysteine lyase, whose translation is MKRIASFCVNHNTLTPGIYTSRIDGDITTYDIRMRTPNQPPFLEQGSLHTIEHLFATAARNSRFKNQVIYFGPMGCRTGFYLLVRDMKPADVIALITETFRQIADWSGEIPGAKKAECGNYLEHNLAGAKKEAENFLPVIDNWKTADLAYRP